The genomic DNA GCGGCCATAGGCGGCATGGTTCAGAACCGGACCGGCGCCGCGCCTCAAGCCGCCTTCAGGAACACATCGTGGTCCGGTGCGAAGTTGGCGTGCAGCGGCAGCATCGCGCCGCCCAGCGCACAGGCCTGCGCACCCACCCTGCCCCCATGCAGCTGCGGCGCCCACAAGCCCTCCCAGTTGCACCGGGCCAGCGCGGCACGGGTCTGCTCGAGCAGGGCTTGCAGCAGCGAGCGCGACATCGAGCCGTCCATCACCACATCGGCCAGGTCGAGCACCGCCGTGCTGCTCACGATGGCATGCGCCAGCGCCAGCGATGCGGAGCCGAGCCAGGCCTGCGTGGCTGCGGCAAAGGGCGCCTGCAGCGCGCGGTCGTCGTAGGCCGCGGTGGTATCCAGGCCCTGGGCCTGCAGCCGCTGTTCCAGTTCCCACAGCGAGGCCTCGGCCATCACCTGCGGCGGCAGCGCCGCGCCCGCACCAGCCTGCGCCGGCTGCATCGGCAGCGATGCCAATGCGCCCGCGTTGCCGTGCGCGCCGGTGTGCAGGTGCGAGTTGATGACCAGCCCGCCGCCCACGAAGGTGTCGACGAAGATGTAGAGAAAGCTCTTCAGGTCATGGCCGCGCCCGCCCACCAGCTCGGCCACGCAGGCTGCCACCGTGTCGCGCGCAAAGCTCACGGGCAGCT from Variovorax sp. V93 includes the following:
- a CDS encoding ROK family transcriptional regulator; this translates as MPDAEAPARSPDLLRPRGSNQVGMRQFNERTVLQALRVHTSLPKADLARLTGLSAQTIGLITARLEEDGLIIKQGRVRGRIGQPSVPLALNPDGAFAIGIKVGRRGAEWLLIDFTAKVRERHAISYDFPDADELLPAIAQHIHRLREGLGPLAVRNVGAGLAAPFQLGGWHRTLGLSKAQADLWNQMDLAAEVRARTELPVSFARDTVAACVAELVGGRGHDLKSFLYIFVDTFVGGGLVINSHLHTGAHGNAGALASLPMQPAQAGAGAALPPQVMAEASLWELEQRLQAQGLDTTAAYDDRALQAPFAAATQAWLGSASLALAHAIVSSTAVLDLADVVMDGSMSRSLLQALLEQTRAALARCNWEGLWAPQLHGGRVGAQACALGGAMLPLHANFAPDHDVFLKAA